The following proteins are encoded in a genomic region of Brachypodium distachyon strain Bd21 chromosome 1, Brachypodium_distachyon_v3.0, whole genome shotgun sequence:
- the LOC100841790 gene encoding uncharacterized protein LOC100841790 isoform X2, which produces MAEAAASSPRRRLESIRRHLLPRPPPVLSLNPLSAAEAGPSPVIIGGMVLDIYAKPSVPPHPGTTVPGMVKYIGGGVARNIAECMAKLGARPLMISVVGNDIAGDFLLKYWRSAGLCTDGILRVHDAATPVVSNVFDGSGELFAGVASVGAVENFLTPSWINQFYLHISTAPLLMLDANLPPQSLQAACKTYESGVPVLFEPVSVAKSSRIAPIAEYITCTSPNEMELIAMANTLSAPGRYNFVKLEQCNNKTEAVDYLFKMLSPAMFFLLEKGIKLLLVTLGSNGVFICCKEHVNFMKGEQKCKMTPYSAQLLGKLEGCSPFSMPVNLSREGSSRTCVFHLPAISASVVSLTGAGDCLVGGVLSSLCGGLDIMQSVAVGIAIAKASVESEANIPDNFCGASIADEARRTLLSAKQIWCQ; this is translated from the exons atggccgaggccgccgcctcaTCTCCTCGCCGGAGGTTGGAGTCGATCCGTCGACATCTCCTccctcggccgccgcccgtccttaGCCTG AATCCATTAAGCGCTGCGGAGGCAGGACCGAGCCCAGTGATCATCGGCGGAATGGTGCTGGACATCTACGCCAAGCCATCAGTGCCGCCACATCCTGGCACCACCGTCCCTGGGATG GTTAAGTACATCGGCGGGGGAGTGGCTAGAAATATTGCTGAGTGCATGGCTAAGCTTGGGGCCCGTCCACTCATGATTAGTGTTGTTGGAAATGATATTGCAG GAGATTTCCTATTGAAGTATTGGAGGTCGGCTGGACTATGTACTGATG GAATACTGCGGGTTCATGATGCTGCAACCCCAGTAGTATCAAATGTATTTGACGGGAGTGGAGAATTATTTGCTGGCGTCGCAAGTGTTGGGGCAGTT GAAAATTTTCTTACTCCTAGCTGGATAAATCAGTTCTATCTCCATATCTCCACTGCACCTCTACTAATGCTTGATGCCAATTTACCTCCTCAGTCACTTCAGGCTGCTTGCAAAA CATATGAATCAGGGGTGCCTGTGTTATTTGAGCCTGTCTCCGTGGCAAAGAGTTCAAGAATTGCGCCAATTGCAGAATAT ATAACTTGCACTTCCCCAAATGAGATGGAGCTTATTGCCATGGCAAACACACTGTCTGCTCCAGGGAGATATAATTTTGTGAAACTTGAGCAGTGCAACAACAAAACGGAAGCTGTAGATTATTTGTTTAAAATGCTCAGCCCAgcaatgttttttcttcttgaaaaagGCAtcaagcttcttcttgtgacaCTGGGCTCGAACGGGGTTTTCATATGCTGCAAAGAGCATGTTAACTTCATGAAGGGTGAGCAAAAGTGTAAAATGACACCTTACTCAGCGCAGCTACTTGGAAAATTGGAGGGATGTTCTCCATTCAGCATGCCTGTTAATTTATCTAGAGAAGGTTCTTCCAGAACTTGTGTTTTTCATTTACCTGCAATATCTGCCTCAGTGGTTAGCCTCACAGGAGCGGGTGATTGTTTGGTTGGTGGAGTCCTTTCATCTCTATGTGGAGGCTTGGATATTATGCAGAGTGTTGCAGTTGGGATTGCTATAGCAAAGGCATCCGTTGAATCTGAAGCTAACATACCTGACAATTTTTGTGGTGCAAGCATTGCAG ACGAGGCAAGACGGACATTGCTATCTGCTAAACAGATCTGGTGCCAATGA
- the LOC100841790 gene encoding uncharacterized protein LOC100841790 isoform X4, translating to MAEAAASSPRRRLESIRRHLLPRPPPVLSLNPLSAAEAGPSPVIIGGMVLDIYAKPSVPPHPGTTVPGMVKYIGGGVARNIAECMAKLGARPLMISVVGNDIAGDFLLKYWRSAGLCTDGILRVHDAATPVVSNVFDGSGELFAGVASVGAVENFLTPSWINQFYLHISTAPLLMLDANLPPQSLQAACKIAYESGVPVLFEPVSVAKSSRIAPIAEYITCTSPNEMELIAMANTLSAPGRYNFVKLEQCNNKTEAVDYLFKMLSPAMFFLLEKGIKLLLVTLGSNGVFICCKEHVNFMKGAGDCLVGGVLSSLCGGLDIMQSVAVGIAIAKASVESEANIPDNFCGASIADEARRTLLSAKQIWCQ from the exons atggccgaggccgccgcctcaTCTCCTCGCCGGAGGTTGGAGTCGATCCGTCGACATCTCCTccctcggccgccgcccgtccttaGCCTG AATCCATTAAGCGCTGCGGAGGCAGGACCGAGCCCAGTGATCATCGGCGGAATGGTGCTGGACATCTACGCCAAGCCATCAGTGCCGCCACATCCTGGCACCACCGTCCCTGGGATG GTTAAGTACATCGGCGGGGGAGTGGCTAGAAATATTGCTGAGTGCATGGCTAAGCTTGGGGCCCGTCCACTCATGATTAGTGTTGTTGGAAATGATATTGCAG GAGATTTCCTATTGAAGTATTGGAGGTCGGCTGGACTATGTACTGATG GAATACTGCGGGTTCATGATGCTGCAACCCCAGTAGTATCAAATGTATTTGACGGGAGTGGAGAATTATTTGCTGGCGTCGCAAGTGTTGGGGCAGTT GAAAATTTTCTTACTCCTAGCTGGATAAATCAGTTCTATCTCCATATCTCCACTGCACCTCTACTAATGCTTGATGCCAATTTACCTCCTCAGTCACTTCAGGCTGCTTGCAAAA TAGCATATGAATCAGGGGTGCCTGTGTTATTTGAGCCTGTCTCCGTGGCAAAGAGTTCAAGAATTGCGCCAATTGCAGAATAT ATAACTTGCACTTCCCCAAATGAGATGGAGCTTATTGCCATGGCAAACACACTGTCTGCTCCAGGGAGATATAATTTTGTGAAACTTGAGCAGTGCAACAACAAAACGGAAGCTGTAGATTATTTGTTTAAAATGCTCAGCCCAgcaatgttttttcttcttgaaaaagGCAtcaagcttcttcttgtgacaCTGGGCTCGAACGGGGTTTTCATATGCTGCAAAGAGCATGTTAACTTCATGAAGG GAGCGGGTGATTGTTTGGTTGGTGGAGTCCTTTCATCTCTATGTGGAGGCTTGGATATTATGCAGAGTGTTGCAGTTGGGATTGCTATAGCAAAGGCATCCGTTGAATCTGAAGCTAACATACCTGACAATTTTTGTGGTGCAAGCATTGCAG ACGAGGCAAGACGGACATTGCTATCTGCTAAACAGATCTGGTGCCAATGA
- the LOC100841790 gene encoding uncharacterized protein LOC100841790 isoform X1: protein MAEAAASSPRRRLESIRRHLLPRPPPVLSLNPLSAAEAGPSPVIIGGMVLDIYAKPSVPPHPGTTVPGMVKYIGGGVARNIAECMAKLGARPLMISVVGNDIAGDFLLKYWRSAGLCTDGILRVHDAATPVVSNVFDGSGELFAGVASVGAVENFLTPSWINQFYLHISTAPLLMLDANLPPQSLQAACKIAYESGVPVLFEPVSVAKSSRIAPIAEYITCTSPNEMELIAMANTLSAPGRYNFVKLEQCNNKTEAVDYLFKMLSPAMFFLLEKGIKLLLVTLGSNGVFICCKEHVNFMKGEQKCKMTPYSAQLLGKLEGCSPFSMPVNLSREGSSRTCVFHLPAISASVVSLTGAGDCLVGGVLSSLCGGLDIMQSVAVGIAIAKASVESEANIPDNFCGASIADEARRTLLSAKQIWCQ, encoded by the exons atggccgaggccgccgcctcaTCTCCTCGCCGGAGGTTGGAGTCGATCCGTCGACATCTCCTccctcggccgccgcccgtccttaGCCTG AATCCATTAAGCGCTGCGGAGGCAGGACCGAGCCCAGTGATCATCGGCGGAATGGTGCTGGACATCTACGCCAAGCCATCAGTGCCGCCACATCCTGGCACCACCGTCCCTGGGATG GTTAAGTACATCGGCGGGGGAGTGGCTAGAAATATTGCTGAGTGCATGGCTAAGCTTGGGGCCCGTCCACTCATGATTAGTGTTGTTGGAAATGATATTGCAG GAGATTTCCTATTGAAGTATTGGAGGTCGGCTGGACTATGTACTGATG GAATACTGCGGGTTCATGATGCTGCAACCCCAGTAGTATCAAATGTATTTGACGGGAGTGGAGAATTATTTGCTGGCGTCGCAAGTGTTGGGGCAGTT GAAAATTTTCTTACTCCTAGCTGGATAAATCAGTTCTATCTCCATATCTCCACTGCACCTCTACTAATGCTTGATGCCAATTTACCTCCTCAGTCACTTCAGGCTGCTTGCAAAA TAGCATATGAATCAGGGGTGCCTGTGTTATTTGAGCCTGTCTCCGTGGCAAAGAGTTCAAGAATTGCGCCAATTGCAGAATAT ATAACTTGCACTTCCCCAAATGAGATGGAGCTTATTGCCATGGCAAACACACTGTCTGCTCCAGGGAGATATAATTTTGTGAAACTTGAGCAGTGCAACAACAAAACGGAAGCTGTAGATTATTTGTTTAAAATGCTCAGCCCAgcaatgttttttcttcttgaaaaagGCAtcaagcttcttcttgtgacaCTGGGCTCGAACGGGGTTTTCATATGCTGCAAAGAGCATGTTAACTTCATGAAGGGTGAGCAAAAGTGTAAAATGACACCTTACTCAGCGCAGCTACTTGGAAAATTGGAGGGATGTTCTCCATTCAGCATGCCTGTTAATTTATCTAGAGAAGGTTCTTCCAGAACTTGTGTTTTTCATTTACCTGCAATATCTGCCTCAGTGGTTAGCCTCACAGGAGCGGGTGATTGTTTGGTTGGTGGAGTCCTTTCATCTCTATGTGGAGGCTTGGATATTATGCAGAGTGTTGCAGTTGGGATTGCTATAGCAAAGGCATCCGTTGAATCTGAAGCTAACATACCTGACAATTTTTGTGGTGCAAGCATTGCAG ACGAGGCAAGACGGACATTGCTATCTGCTAAACAGATCTGGTGCCAATGA
- the LOC100821684 gene encoding palmitoyl-acyl carrier protein thioesterase, chloroplastic, with translation MAGSIAASAFFPGSLSPAAPTSALGERPDSLDVRGIAAKPASSSSAVKANKTRSHAAVPKVNGSKSALADGEHETVSSAAPRTFYNQLPDWSMLLAAITTIFLAAEKQWTILDWKPKRPDMLVDTFGFGRIIHDGFMFRQNFSIRSYEIGADRTASIETLMNHLQETALNHVKSAGLLGDGFGSTPEMSKRNLFWVVSQMQTIVERYPCWGDTVEVNTWVGAHGKNGMRRDWHILDSMTGHTVLKATSKWVMMNKLTRKLARIPDEVRAEIEPYFFEHSAIEDEDNRKLPILPENERATAAKYVRTGLTPRWADLDINQHVNNVKYIGWILESAPISILENHELASMVLDYKRECGRDSVLQSHTTVYTDCTNESGETTLHCEHLLSLESGPIMVKARTMWRPKATNSQETTALSW, from the exons AtggccgggtccatcgccgcCTCGGCCTTCTTTCCGGGCTCTTTGTCGCCGGCCGCGCCCACGAGCGCCCTCGGCGAGCGCCCGGACAGCCTTGACGTCCGTGGCATCGCCGCGAAgccggcctcgtcgtcctctgCTGTGAAGGCCAACAAGACGCGctcccacgccgccgtccccaAGGTGAACGGCAGCAAGTCTGCCTTGGCGGATGGTGAGCACGAGACTGTGTcctccgcggcgccgaggacaTTCTACAACCAGCTCCCCGACTGGAGCATGCTCCTTGCGGCCATCACGACCATCTTCTTGGCTGCCGAGAAGCAGTGGACAATACTTGACTGGAAACCCAAGCGGCCCGACATGCTTGTCGACACGTTTGGTTTTGGCAGGATTATACATGACGGATTCATGTTCAGGCAGAACTTCTCCATTAGGTCCTACGAGATTGGAGCTGATAGGACGGCATCCATAGAGACGCTCATGAACCATTTGCAG GAAACTGCACTTAATCATGTAAAGAGCGCTGGGTTGTTAGGAGATGGTTTTGGTTCAACGCCAGAGATGAGTAAACGGAACTTGTTCTGGGTTGTCAGCCAAATGCAGACCATCGTCGAGCGTTATCCATGCTG GGGTGACACTGTTGAGGTGAATACTTGGGTTGGTGCTCATGGTAAAAATGGAATGCGTCGTGATTGGCATATACTTGATTCTATGACAGGCCATACTGTATTGAAGGCTACaag TAAATGGGTTATGATGAACAAGCTTACTAGAAAACTTGCGAGAATTCCAGATGAAGTGCGGGCTGAAATAGAGCCGTACTTTTTTGAGCATTCTGCTATTGAAGATGAAGACAACCGAAAACTTCCAATACTACCAGAGAATGAACGTGCTACTGCAGCCAAGTATGTCCGGACAGGCCTGACG CCTCGGTGGGCTGACCTTGATATCAATCAGCATGTCAATAATGTTAAATATATTGGCTGGATCCTTGAG AGTGCACCAATCTCCATTCTGGAGAATCATGAACTGGCGAGCATGGTCCTAGATTACAAAAGGGAGTGCGGCCGAGACAGTGTTCTGCAGTCTCACACTACCGTGTACACTGATTGCACCAATGAGTCTGGAGAAACAACTTTGCACTGTGAGCATTTGCTGAGCCTGGAATCAGGACCTATTATGGTGAAAGCCCGGACCATGTGGAGGCCAAAGGCAACAAATTCCCAAGAAACAACGGCTCTGTCATGGTGA
- the LOC100841790 gene encoding uncharacterized protein LOC100841790 isoform X3 translates to MAEAAASSPRRRLESIRRHLLPRPPPVLSLNPLSAAEAGPSPVIIGGMVLDIYAKPSVPPHPGTTVPGMVKYIGGGVARNIAECMAKLGARPLMISVVGNDIAGDFLLKYWRSAGLCTDGILRVHDAATPVVSNVFDGSGELFAGVASVGAVENFLTPSWINQFYLHISTAPLLMLDANLPPQSLQAACKIAYESGVPVLFEPVSVAKSSRIAPIAEYITCTSPNEMELIAMANTLSAPGRYNFVKLEQCNNKTEAVDYLFKMLSPAMFFLLEKGIKLLLVTLGSNGVFICCKEHVNFMKVVSLTGAGDCLVGGVLSSLCGGLDIMQSVAVGIAIAKASVESEANIPDNFCGASIADEARRTLLSAKQIWCQ, encoded by the exons atggccgaggccgccgcctcaTCTCCTCGCCGGAGGTTGGAGTCGATCCGTCGACATCTCCTccctcggccgccgcccgtccttaGCCTG AATCCATTAAGCGCTGCGGAGGCAGGACCGAGCCCAGTGATCATCGGCGGAATGGTGCTGGACATCTACGCCAAGCCATCAGTGCCGCCACATCCTGGCACCACCGTCCCTGGGATG GTTAAGTACATCGGCGGGGGAGTGGCTAGAAATATTGCTGAGTGCATGGCTAAGCTTGGGGCCCGTCCACTCATGATTAGTGTTGTTGGAAATGATATTGCAG GAGATTTCCTATTGAAGTATTGGAGGTCGGCTGGACTATGTACTGATG GAATACTGCGGGTTCATGATGCTGCAACCCCAGTAGTATCAAATGTATTTGACGGGAGTGGAGAATTATTTGCTGGCGTCGCAAGTGTTGGGGCAGTT GAAAATTTTCTTACTCCTAGCTGGATAAATCAGTTCTATCTCCATATCTCCACTGCACCTCTACTAATGCTTGATGCCAATTTACCTCCTCAGTCACTTCAGGCTGCTTGCAAAA TAGCATATGAATCAGGGGTGCCTGTGTTATTTGAGCCTGTCTCCGTGGCAAAGAGTTCAAGAATTGCGCCAATTGCAGAATAT ATAACTTGCACTTCCCCAAATGAGATGGAGCTTATTGCCATGGCAAACACACTGTCTGCTCCAGGGAGATATAATTTTGTGAAACTTGAGCAGTGCAACAACAAAACGGAAGCTGTAGATTATTTGTTTAAAATGCTCAGCCCAgcaatgttttttcttcttgaaaaagGCAtcaagcttcttcttgtgacaCTGGGCTCGAACGGGGTTTTCATATGCTGCAAAGAGCATGTTAACTTCATGAAGG TGGTTAGCCTCACAGGAGCGGGTGATTGTTTGGTTGGTGGAGTCCTTTCATCTCTATGTGGAGGCTTGGATATTATGCAGAGTGTTGCAGTTGGGATTGCTATAGCAAAGGCATCCGTTGAATCTGAAGCTAACATACCTGACAATTTTTGTGGTGCAAGCATTGCAG ACGAGGCAAGACGGACATTGCTATCTGCTAAACAGATCTGGTGCCAATGA